The Erinaceus europaeus chromosome 16, mEriEur2.1, whole genome shotgun sequence genome includes a window with the following:
- the LOC103125971 gene encoding olfactory receptor 4E1: MEEAGLLNQTTLVTHFRLRGLSENQKVQMAVFAMFLIVYVLTLVGNILIVITIIYDRRLHTPMYFFLSNLSFIDVCHSTVTVPKMLIDTWSEVKLISFDACVTQMFFLHLFACTEIFLLTVMAYDRYVAICKPLQYMTIISWKVCVLLAVALWAGGTIHSIALTSLTIKLPYCGPDEIDNFFCDVPQVIKLACTDTHIIEILIVSNSGLISVVCFVVLVVSYAVILVSLRQRISEGRRKALSTCAAHLTVVTLFLGHCIFIYSRPSTSLPEDKVVSVFFTAVTPLLNPIIYTLRNEDMKSALNKLMGRREEKGKK, translated from the coding sequence ATGGAAGAGGCTGGGCTACTCAACCAAACAACTTTAGTGACACATTTTCGACTTAGAGGTTTGTCAGAAAATCAGAAGGTGCAGATGGCTGTGTTTGCCATGTTCCTCATCGTCTATGTCCTGACACTGGTTGGGAACATCCTCATTGTCATAACCATCATCTATGATCGCCGGCTCCACACCCCTATGTACTTCTTTCTCAGCAACCTGTCCTTTATTGATGTCTGCCACTCCACTGTCACTGTCCCCAAGATGCTGATAGACACCTGGTCTGAGGTGAAGCTCATCTCCTTTGATGCCTGTGTGACTCAAATGTTTTTCCTTCACCTCTTCGCCTGCACTGAGATCTTCCTCCTCACTGTCATGGCCTATGATCGGTACGTGGCAATTTGCAAACCCCTGCAGTACATGACAATCATAAGCTGGAAAGTCTGTGTGCTGTTGGCTGTGGCCCTGTGGGCAGGGGGGACCATTCACTCTATAGCCCTGACCTCCCTCACCATCAAGTTGCCCTACTGTGGTCCTGACGAGATTGACAACTTCTTCTGTGATGTACCTCAGGTGATCAAACTGGCCTGCACAGATACCCACATCATCGAGATCCTCATCGTCTCCAACAGTGGGCTCATCTCTGTGGTCTGCTTTGTGGTCCTTGTGGTGTCCTACGCAGTCATTCTGGTGAGTCTGAGACAAAGGATCTCAGAGGGGAGGCGAAAAGCTCTGTCCACATGTGCAGCCCACCTCACCGTCGTCACGCTCTTCCTGGGACACTGTATCTTCATCTATTCTCGCCCATCCACTAGCCTCCCAGAGGACAAGGTAGTGTCGGTGTTCTTCACGGCTGTCACCCCCCTGTTGAACCCCATCATCTATACCCTTAGGAATGAAGACATGAAGAGTGCCTTGAACAAGTTaatgggaaggagggaagagaaggggaaaaaatga